From Elephas maximus indicus isolate mEleMax1 chromosome 25, mEleMax1 primary haplotype, whole genome shotgun sequence, the proteins below share one genomic window:
- the LOC126067687 gene encoding small ubiquitin-related modifier 2-like, giving the protein MADEKLKEEVKTENNDHINLKVAGQDGSVVQFKIKRHTPLSKLTKTYCEAQLEMEDEDTTDVFWQQTGSVF; this is encoded by the exons ATGGCAGACGAAAaactcaaggaagaagtcaagaCTGAGAACAACGATCATATTAATTTGAAGGTGGCAGGGCAGGATGGTTCTGTGGTGCAGTTTAAGATTAAGAGGCATACACCACTTAGTAAATTAACAAAAACCTATTGTGAA GCACAGTTGGAAATGGAGGATGAGGATACAACTGATGTATTCTGGCAGCAGACAGGAAGTGTCTTCTAA